The following coding sequences lie in one Candidatus Bathyarchaeia archaeon genomic window:
- a CDS encoding HypC/HybG/HupF family hydrogenase formation chaperone, giving the protein MCLAVPGKVLKVEGSKGKVDFGDGVLRDVDLTLVEVVEGDYVLVHAGFAIQVLKEEDALKTLEIWKEILELEKGDEVGDL; this is encoded by the coding sequence GTTGAAAGTGGAGGGTTCTAAGGGTAAGGTGGATTTCGGAGACGGCGTGTTAAGGGATGTGGATTTAACACTGGTAGAAGTCGTGGAGGGAGATTACGTACTGGTGCACGCTGGGTTCGCCATTCAAGTGCTTAAGGAGGAAGACGCTTTGAAAACCTTGGAGATCTGGAAGGAGATTTTAGAGTTGGAAAAGGGAGATGAAGTTGGAGACCTTTAG
- the hypD gene encoding hydrogenase formation protein HypD: METFRFRDRDLALKIVGKIKEYGVKATFMHVCGTHQDTLLRYGLDSLLERVNVKVKAGPGCPVCVTPPEEYEEAITLAEKGVVITGYGDVLKSPGYDRSLLDMRAKGCDVRIVYSVSDAVNIALKTGKEVVFMGVGFETTAPSTASTIINSPPENFSILSCHRYIPPAVQKLLSMGELKLDGLIQPGHVSTIIGLTPYERLLKEFNIPQVIAGFEPLDVLMAVLMLVKQIYEGPPRVENEYVRSVKPEGNLKALNMINQVFYPIKVHWRGFPEIEKSGMKLKPEYEKYDARLKFEDSIGDLSSGEFGKPKGCLCGEVLRGIADPEECPLFSVRCTPQSPVGPCMVSIEGTCHIEYRYKKRCKQVKR; the protein is encoded by the coding sequence TTGGAGACCTTTAGGTTCCGGGACAGAGACCTCGCCTTGAAGATTGTTGGTAAAATCAAAGAGTATGGTGTGAAGGCCACTTTCATGCATGTTTGTGGAACCCATCAAGACACCCTGCTTCGATATGGCCTAGACTCATTGCTGGAGCGAGTTAACGTGAAGGTTAAGGCTGGTCCAGGGTGTCCTGTATGCGTCACCCCGCCGGAGGAGTATGAGGAGGCCATCACCTTGGCGGAGAAGGGTGTAGTCATCACAGGCTACGGAGACGTGTTGAAATCTCCGGGATACGATAGATCACTCCTCGACATGAGAGCCAAAGGATGCGATGTAAGAATCGTTTACAGCGTCTCTGACGCAGTTAACATAGCTCTTAAAACCGGTAAAGAAGTAGTGTTCATGGGTGTAGGCTTTGAAACAACTGCTCCCAGCACAGCTTCAACGATAATTAACAGTCCGCCGGAAAACTTCTCCATCCTCAGCTGCCACAGGTACATTCCACCAGCCGTCCAGAAACTATTGAGCATGGGGGAGTTAAAGCTGGATGGGTTAATCCAACCGGGCCACGTCTCCACAATCATCGGGCTAACTCCATATGAAAGGTTGTTGAAGGAATTTAACATACCTCAAGTAATCGCGGGTTTTGAACCCCTCGACGTCTTGATGGCCGTGCTTATGTTGGTTAAACAGATTTATGAAGGACCCCCCCGTGTTGAGAACGAGTATGTGAGGAGCGTGAAGCCTGAGGGAAACCTTAAAGCCTTGAACATGATTAACCAAGTCTTCTATCCAATTAAGGTTCATTGGAGGGGTTTCCCTGAAATTGAAAAGTCTGGTATGAAGTTGAAACCGGAGTATGAAAAATACGATGCTAGGCTTAAATTTGAAGACTCCATAGGAGATTTGAGTAGCGGAGAATTCGGGAAGCCTAAAGGATGTTTATGCGGAGAGGTGTTGAGAGGCATCGCAGACCCTGAGGAATGCCCCCTATTTTCGGTAAGATGTACCCCGCAAAGCCCAGTCGGCCCATGCATGGTTTCCATAGAGGGAACATGCCACATTGAGTATAGGTATAAAAAGAGGTGTAAGCAGGTTAAACGCTGA